The Cydia splendana chromosome 27, ilCydSple1.2, whole genome shotgun sequence DNA window gtcagcgaacggtctcatagcgaagagtctcgaccaacacctagagagactctcgctgggtggttggatcaagggtcagatgcagaaggcggtaatattggacacggcgcgtatagtacgtcggttcctcactctgcggccctgaccaccggcagcttgggccaagctccgctgccggcggcaccctaggttaggttttttataatgtgtttatatgtattttttattgttttgtaagtgtttttttatattttacttttatattcatattataacaaacctaacttaagacgaaaaataaataaagagatttataataagaacacaccacacaggtaggtataaagataaacaaaggaaaggcaaaaaaacttggttgtgctggaggcttcatagaccgcccatgccaacctcggttattcaataataagttgaatttaagtgtgcgtaaagattacaatcgtttgaactggtcaaaaacctcataatgaggtaactgaatagactgggtttttatttcggttaccggtaacagaggttaactcgatctgatacggttaccgaatcaaagtgttaccttattaagcggttaccgttatggtaggggtttttataaacacctctaaaataaccctatgaaaaaccccggttaaggtaaccggttcctgtccctggtcGGGAATCGttggcgtatcatactatcggatGCACAtccagaaccttcaatcgtggatgacgagggttttcaatgaaatacgatattCAACTCGCAGTCTTTACTGGACAAGACTGATTACAAATCATACCACACGTTACACATCTTAACcaaagcaaaccagtggattagacccaggaactgccacagacgtcatctacTCCCGTTAGTTCTCATCGTGCTCTCTTGAAgaatgattgacagcataacttcaattgttctggacttcaattgttttgacagcgcactctatgacgcctTGGcagaactgcgtcgaacgccactcaggtgtacataacaccctagtttgctctatttgtcaaaggTTGCGTGATAAACCGCCTCTTAAAGGCggtagatggcacatttcagccattctccgacatatatctatacatataataaagctgaagagggtcgaaagtctgtacatggaagatattcgaaaaaaagttggctggggatacttagaatcgataacagaacacgttccaacaatttttagaatttttgtctgtttgtctgtttatctgtttatctgtttgtctgtttatttgaacgcgcatcacgtgaaaacggctgaacggattttgatgcaaactttactaatctgtcgagaaaatctccggccaggttataggctataaaaattcaacccctaaaagggggggtagccacaaaacTCGATTGagttaagtttgcccctgaatcttatggcgctactaaggaaggaggggcaaactttcttcaagtatgtgctaccactatagagtaccctggtaaactaatagatggcgctaatcaagaaaactaagaatgagtttacatagttacgtagtggtaagtataattgcataattatttaaaattattaattaattttctccgtcataaattatacctaatcgtaattatatcgcatccatattcatacgtatcgcctcctttaaACAGTTAATAATGGCCATCACGAatgtgggtactttgaaaaaaaaaacattttgcctCTGTCGTTTGCGGAGCAAatgtcaaacgatttgggactcatttaacatgccttcccgaaaaaaaaacaatctttcgcgaaagtctcgcaccGCATTGAGATTACAAGAGGCACGGTCTCAGGAGTCTGAGGAAGACCACGGTGAGAGACTCAGTgccgctctagccaggcaggccgcttcgctttcggcTGAAACGGCAAGCCAGCGCGAGTCCCGGTTGCGATCCCAAAGACGTCGTACGCAATCTTTGAGATCGCTCGAAACTAGCTACGATCGTGATTTTAGACGTAGCCGCGACCTTGATCGACATTCTTTATCCCGTGCGTCGGAGACGTTCACGCAGTGCGAAGATCGGTTGACCGCTCAGCGGATTCGCACGACAGACGCGCGCTCGACGGTAAGTACTTTTGACAATTCATTACAAATTCAAAATTATAGGCTTTCTTTATGTTTATAAAAGGCTTTCTATTAGTACTACGTGTGTTAACTCTAGAGTAGTCGCGCATTACCTACACTTATTGCATTTTATTTCAGGAAAACGAGGAGGAGTGTGATCTCCGCCTGTCCGCCGACCGGGAGCGCCACGCTCTATCTCTTAGGTCTGAGACTTTCACGCAACGCAATGAACGCTTGACGACACAGCGAAAGCGCACATTTGGGGCGCGGTCTCAGGTATATttcaatttttctttttttcaaaaatacgGAATACATTATTCTTCAAAAATGCGCTGGCACGTTTATGACTGACCGTATAAGGTTTTGTTTTCTTACTCCGTAAAGTACCCAGACACCAAgtacctacaatttttttttatgacgaCTATGATAAGGCGAACATActtatagttagaccaagaaatgtctgcagtgattttgatagcccacgcagtgcaagtgttatttacacgtcataatttcatcgaAGTTTgagtttaaaatgacacttgcactgcgtgggctatcaaaatcgctgcagacttttctcggtctgactctattttactttatttcagGAAAACGAGGAGGAGCGTGATCTCCGGCTGTCCGCCGACCGGGAGCGCCACGCTCTATCTCTTCGGTCTGAGACTTTCACGCAACGCAATGAACGCTTGGCGTCACAGCGAACACGCACGTCTACGGCGCGGTCTCAGGTATGTAAAGTCTGTTTGGAAAGAGAAGTGTCGTGGAATGTCAATACATTCCACGGCCCAATGCCCAatggccccatacattccacgattcTTCTGTTTCACAGACTCTATGTATtgcattttattttcaaaaaaatgaggaatacattatttttcaaGAAGACGCTGGCACGTTTATGACTGACTatatattgttttgttttctcATTCCATATGAAAATGTAAACTGTATATAGGTAGTAGCCAGACACCGACCGTACACTTTTTATGACGACTATGATAAGGcgaaatacttacctacctgtTTTACTTTATTTCAGGAAAACGAGGAGGAGCGTGATCTCCGGCTGTCCGCCGACCGGGAGCGCCACGCTCTATCTCTTAGGTCTGAGACTTTCACGCAACGCAATGAACGCTTAGCGTCACAACGAACGCGCACATCTGCGGCGCGGTCTCAGGTATGTAATACACTTTCTTTTTCAAAAATACGGAATTCATTATTCTTTATAAAGATGTGGGCATGTTTATGACTGACtaacaacaaaaaaacaaaaccttttttgttttcTCATTCTGTATGAAAACGTAAACTATACAATACAAGAATCGTTACGAATCTAAGTTACAGCCACTTATGATTTTATACATTGTCATGTGCAATGTTTAcagtaaataaataggtaaattgaaGTATTATTGTTATAGCTTCTTGAGAAATAAAGATTCTTAAACCtgaaattactttatttaattcCAGGAACTTGACGAAGAACGCGAGTGGCGGTTAGCTACAGACCGTGAACGCCACAGTCTTTCTCGCGAAGCTGAAACCGACGCAGAATGGGCACTTCGGGTACAGTCAGTTCTGGAAAGATACAACGAAGCACGTTTAGACGCGATGGCTCACAGTTCACAAGAGCGTGAACGTATTGGCGATTTACGGTCGTCGCAATCTGCCGAGCAGCGGGACGCACAGCTGGAGGCAGACCGCGTGCGCCACGCTGTTTACAGACTGTCAGCGATGTCCGACGATTCTGTAGTATACGAGCCTGAAGAAGTTCCTTGGGATCCGAAGGAGGGTTCTGGGTTGACGTACAATCCACTTATTAAATACGCAGATGACACAAACATCGGTCGGATGACGGAAATATGCGAATTTTGCAACGCTTTAAAATGGAATGGTGAGGCCAATGGAATGTGTTGTTCTGCCGGCAAAATTAGATTAGATCCGATTTTGGAACCACCGGAGCCATTAAAATCGCTATTAACCGGGGAACACCCGTTGTCAAAACATTTTTTAGATTCCATCCGAGCCTATAACAGCGCATTCCAAATGACGTCATTCGGTGCGAAACAAGCCCCAGAACCCGGGTACATGCCTACTTTTAAAATTCAGGGACAGGTGTACCACCGCATTGGCGCATTGCTACCCACAGAAGATGTTCCAAAATTCCTGCAAATATACTTCGTGGCGGATTACTTGGAGCAGGCCAATATTCGTGGACAACATATTCCAAACTTAAATCCGGAAATAATCACTGGACTACAAAATATGTTGCACGACGTAAATGGCTACGTAAATAGTTTCAAAGCCGCATTAGAATCGGTGCGTGACGACCGCGAGAACTACAAGTTCGTCATCAGCGCCGACCGTCGCCCCGCCGCGGGCCACGCGGGCCGCTACAACGCCCCGGCTACGAACGAAGTCGCCATCGTCTTGGTGGACCAAGAGTGTGACCGCAGGGACGTCGTGCTTCGCACGCGTGACGACCGCCTCCAGAGAATCAGCGAGACGCACCGCGCGTACGACTCTCTCCAGTACCCGCTGATGTTCTGCCGAGGAGAAGACGGATACAATTTTTCCATTCATCACGTTGATCCTCAAACTGGAGCACCTAACTATACCAAAAAAACATCAGCTTTGCAGTTTTATAGTTACCGATTGCAGCTGCGGCAGGATGAATGGCCCTACTTGCACCGTTTCAAAGGGTTATTTAGCCAATTTATAGTCGATCTCTATGCCAAGATAGAAACAGAAAGGTTGATATACATCCGCACGCATCAAAGACGACTACGAGCAGAAAACTATGTGAATTTGCGTGATGCCTTGCAGCGCGACACGGATGCAGAAAATCTGGGCCGCATGGTCATACTTCCCTCATCGTTCGTCGGCAGCGATCGATACATGGCCGAGCGCACGCAGGACGCGTTATGTTATGCGCGGAGATACGGTGGCGCCGACCTGTTCATAACGTTTACCTGCAATCCGAAGTGGCCTGAGATCACGAACGAGCTCCTCGCCGGTCAGCTACCAACCGACAGGTACGACATCGTGTCGCGAGTCTTTCACCTCAAGCAAAAGCGCCTAATTGACCTACTTACAAAAGATAAAGTGTTTGGTAGTGTGCGCTGCTTCATGTTCTCCATCGAGTGGCAGAAACGCGGTTTACCACACTCGCACACCCTGCTGTGGCTAGAGGAAAAAATTAGGCCAAACGACATTGATTTGGCGATCAGCGCCGAGCTGCCAGATCCCGAAGTTGATCCTCGCCTTTACAACATAATCAAGACCCATATGATTCACGGACCTTGCGGCACCATAAACCCGAACTCGCCGTGCATGAAGAACGGCCGCTGCACAAAACGGTTCCCTAAGAGTTTAGTCGCAGAAACCGTTACTGGTGAAAACGGCTACCCATCGTATCGGCGCCGATCTGCTGAAGATGGCGGGTTCACGGCCGAGGTAAGAACTCGCGGTCAGACTGTACAGGTAGACAACAGATGGATAGTCCCGTACTCACCAGTACTTTCTCGAGCTTTTGAAACCCACCTGAACATCGAGTCATGTGTGAGCATCGCCTCTATAAAATACGTGTGCAAATATATCAACAAGGGGGACAGTCGGGCGACTCTTGCGTTGCAAAACAGAGATCGAGACGAGGTATCGGTCTACCAGTCCGGTCGCTATATTTGCACATCTGAGGCGGTTTGGCGGACCCTGGCGTTTCCGATACACGAAAGATTCCCTACCGTTGTCCAGCTAGATGTTCATCTAGAGAACGGGCAGAGAATTTATTTCGACGCGGATAATGTTAGGGAACGTCTTAGCCAACCTCGACAGACTACGCTTTTAGCGTTCTTCAGGCTTTGCCAAGATGATGACTTCGCAAAGACTCTGTTGTATGACGAAGTGCCATCGTATTTTACGTACAGCAAACAAGCCGGAGTCTTTAATAGACGCCGCCGTGGCCAACGGGTGGAAGGGGCGCTGGGAATCTTTAAAGGCCACGCCCTAGGTAGGGTGTACACGATACACCCAAGTAACAGAGAATGTTACTATTTGAGGTTACTGCTGCACACAGTTCGTGGACCAACCTCCTTCGCGGCCCTCAGAACGGTCGATGGCGTGGAACACCCTACATTTCATGCCGCCTGTAGCGCCCTGCATCTCTTAGACGACGACCAAAATTGGGATCATACTCTAGCAGAGGCCGTCGTTAGTGATAACCCCAGTCGACTACGCCACTTATTTGCGATCATGTTGGTATTCTGTGGGATGTCCAATCCTTTGCAACTATGGCAGaaatatcaaaataattttACCGAAGATATTCTGCATCGTATGAGGAGTAACGAGCAAGAAGTTGACCAGGCTGACGAAAGGGTGTTAAATAGTTGCCTCACTTTACTTCAGGAAGTTGTCACTACGATTGGTGGTAATTCTCTGGATAGTTATGGTTTGCCCCAACCGACACGACCGAACCAGCTCCATATAAATAAAGAATATGAGGAAGCAACCCATTACGACCGAGAAGAAATGGCAGCTATCGTCAGTACCAACATCCCCAGGCTGAATATAGAGCAACGGTACATATTCGACAGAGTCGTCCGAAGTATTGAACAGCAATCGGGCGAAATATTTTTCTTGGACGCGCCAGGAGGCACCGGAAAGACGTTCCTTACTGGTATTCTACTGGCAGAAGCGAGGAAACAAGGAAAAATCGCGCTAGCTGTGGCGTCTTCGGGAATCGCTGCTACGTTGCTGCCTGGTGGCAAAACGGCTCACACAACTTTCAAGATCCCAATAGATTTGGACAGCACGGAAACTCCTGTCTGCGGGGTGTCAAGAAACTGTGATAAAGCCAGAGTTCTACAGGAATGCAGTTTGATCATCTGGGACGAGTGTACTATGGCGCATAAAAAGGCCGTAGAAGCCGTAGATCGGATGCTCCAAGACGTCAGAAGGATGGCGCGCGCAATGGGTGGCGTTACAATGTTGTTTTGCGGTGACTTTCGCCAGACTTTGCCGGTCGTGACGCGTGGTACTCGAGCCGACGAGGTAAATGCCTGCCTGAAGAGGTCGGTGTTTTGGCCAAGCGTGCAGAAGCTGCGCCTGACTGAGAATATGCGAGTCCAACAAGGAGGAGGCTCACATGTCCAAGAATTCGCCCGGGTACTGCTTCAGGTTGGAGAAGGACTCCTGGAGGAAACCAACGGCCTGGTTCGATTACCAGAGACGTTATGCAGGATCGTTCCGACCGTTGAAGACCTCATTCGGAGCGTATACGGAGACCTGAGCCAGGTGACGCAGCGTGAGAACTCTTGGGTTTGTGAGAGAGCCATACTCACGCCAAAAAATGAACAGGCAGCAGCAGTTAATGCGCGAATATTGGCGGAAATCGAAGGAGAACAGGCAGTATATAACTCAATTAATACTGTCTTAGATGAAGGGAACGTCACGACATACCCGGTTGAGTTCCTAAATTCATTGAGTGCTTCAGGACTCCCGGCACACAAATTAACACTGAAAGTTGGGGTCCCAATTATTCTTCTCAGAAATTTGTCGCCTCCGAAGTTATGCAACGGAACCCGGTTAAAGGTAGTGCAACTACAGCGAAACATCATTGAGGCGCAGATCCTGACGGGGTGCGGCGCCGGAGAAGCCGTATTCATCCCGCGCATCCCCCTCATTCCGAACAACTTCCCGTTCCGCTTCAAGCGTCTACAGTTCCCCGTGAGCGTCTGCTTCGCCATGACGATCAACAAGTCGCAAGGGCAGACGCTGCGCGCCGCCGGCGTGGACCTGCGCACGGATTGCTTCTCGCACGGGCAGCTCTACGTGGCGTGCTCGCGCGTCACCAGCTGCACGGAGCTGTTCGTGCTGATGCCCGCCGGGGAGACTCGCAATGTGGTTTACAAggaaatattgtaaaaaaatgtaaatattatgtaaatatactttatatatatgtatataggtaactgtagatatgtttatatttagttgtacatatatatataaaatataagtgTAAATAAAATGTCTCTCGGCCTCAAGTTTTTGATATCTATTCTCCTTTCCTCTAATCTTACTTCTAAATTCGAAAGTTTCTTAGGAAGTATGTATGGATTTCTATGTGTATATTTCTTAACATTTCATGCTtttaaggctcatttagacggtgcgcgaactcgcatgcgagtttcattacattgtggTATTTGATCAGTCGGTTGAATtcgacgtaaccaacagtccgcaatccGCAATACTTATAACTAAAAtcacatgcgagttcgcgcgccgtctaaatcagcccttagacTGATTTGACTGATATTTGCCATGGACATGTTTtggataggtacagtcaaggacgtaaaaatacaaaagtggtactgtatcgtccgatatacacctactactttTGAATAAGTAAGGGAGAAAAATACCATATTGATTtaggagtgtagttttatttagtggtacctaattgtaaaatattttacttgGATTACAGTCCTCTAGcgtatccatctgtcaactttacttcaagtttcgcctccaggggagagggagagaaaatAGGGGtgaattagccgcttactgacaccaactgacacagaccgaattccacgcgggtggagccgcgggcacagctatctatacatataataaagctgaagagggtcggaagtctgtacatggaagatattcgaaaaaaagttggctggggatacttagaatcgataacaaaACATAtctaaaagtttttagaatttttgtctgttaaatgtacaactgtctatcaaattgcgttttttatatcgagaaattttcgcgctcacttcgctcgcgttttcaataactttataagatatgataaaggtgacattcgggtggcgactgcagcagcattactctgtcacaacgttactgctgcagcactgtcaattttcaggataacatgatgtgactgatttccatactaaaagtaaaaatgtacaactgtctatcaaattgcgttttttatatcgagaaattttcgcgctcgcttcgctcgcgtttttaataactttctaagatatgacaaaggcgacattcgggtggcgactgcagcagcattactctgttacaacgttattgctgcagcactgtcaattttcgtgataaaatgatgtgactgatttccatactaaaagtaaaaatgtacaactgtctatcaaattgcgttttttatatcgaaaaattttcgcgctcgcttcgctcgcgttttaaacACTTTCTAAtaaatgataaaggtgacattcgggtggctactgcagcagcattactctgttacaacgttattgctgcagcactgtcaattttcgtgataaaatgatgtgactgatttccatactaaaagtaaaaatgtacaactgtctatcaaattgcgttttttatatcgaaaaattttcgcgctcgcttcgctcgcgttttaaaaaactttctaagaaatgatacaggtgacattcgggtggcgactgca harbors:
- the LOC134803673 gene encoding uncharacterized protein LOC134803673 produces the protein MPSRKKNNLSRKSRTALRLQEARSQESEEDHGERLSAALARQAASLSAETASQRESRLRSQRRRTQSLRSLETSYDRDFRRSRDLDRHSLSRASETFTQCEDRLTAQRIRTTDARSTENEEECDLRLSADRERHALSLRSETFTQRNERLTTQRKRTFGARSQENEEERDLRLSADRERHALSLRSETFTQRNERLASQRTRTSTARSQENEEERDLRLSADRERHALSLRSETFTQRNERLASQRTRTSAARSQELDEEREWRLATDRERHSLSREAETDAEWALRVQSVLERYNEARLDAMAHSSQERERIGDLRSSQSAEQRDAQLEADRVRHAVYRLSAMSDDSVVYEPEEVPWDPKEGSGLTYNPLIKYADDTNIGRMTEICEFCNALKWNGEANGMCCSAGKIRLDPILEPPEPLKSLLTGEHPLSKHFLDSIRAYNSAFQMTSFGAKQAPEPGYMPTFKIQGQVYHRIGALLPTEDVPKFLQIYFVADYLEQANIRGQHIPNLNPEIITGLQNMLHDVNGYVNSFKAALESVRDDRENYKFVISADRRPAAGHAGRYNAPATNEVAIVLVDQECDRRDVVLRTRDDRLQRISETHRAYDSLQYPLMFCRGEDGYNFSIHHVDPQTGAPNYTKKTSALQFYSYRLQLRQDEWPYLHRFKGLFSQFIVDLYAKIETERLIYIRTHQRRLRAENYVNLRDALQRDTDAENLGRMVILPSSFVGSDRYMAERTQDALCYARRYGGADLFITFTCNPKWPEITNELLAGQLPTDRYDIVSRVFHLKQKRLIDLLTKDKVFGSVRCFMFSIEWQKRGLPHSHTLLWLEEKIRPNDIDLAISAELPDPEVDPRLYNIIKTHMIHGPCGTINPNSPCMKNGRCTKRFPKSLVAETVTGENGYPSYRRRSAEDGGFTAEVRTRGQTVQVDNRWIVPYSPVLSRAFETHLNIESCVSIASIKYVCKYINKGDSRATLALQNRDRDEVSVYQSGRYICTSEAVWRTLAFPIHERFPTVVQLDVHLENGQRIYFDADNVRERLSQPRQTTLLAFFRLCQDDDFAKTLLYDEVPSYFTYSKQAGVFNRRRRGQRVEGALGIFKGHALGRVYTIHPSNRECYYLRLLLHTVRGPTSFAALRTVDGVEHPTFHAACSALHLLDDDQNWDHTLAEAVVSDNPSRLRHLFAIMLVFCGMSNPLQLWQKYQNNFTEDILHRMRSNEQEVDQADERVLNSCLTLLQEVVTTIGGNSLDSYGLPQPTRPNQLHINKEYEEATHYDREEMAAIVSTNIPRLNIEQRYIFDRVVRSIEQQSGEIFFLDAPGGTGKTFLTGILLAEARKQGKIALAVASSGIAATLLPGGKTAHTTFKIPIDLDSTETPVCGVSRNCDKARVLQECSLIIWDECTMAHKKAVEAVDRMLQDVRRMARAMGGVTMLFCGDFRQTLPVVTRGTRADEVNACLKRSVFWPSVQKLRLTENMRVQQGGGSHVQEFARVLLQVGEGLLEETNGLVRLPETLCRIVPTVEDLIRSVYGDLSQVTQRENSWVCERAILTPKNEQAAAVNARILAEIEGEQAVYNSINTVLDEGNVTTYPVEFLNSLSASGLPAHKLTLKVGVPIILLRNLSPPKLCNGTRLKVVQLQRNIIEAQILTGCGAGEAVFIPRIPLIPNNFPFRFKRLQFPVSVCFAMTINKSQGQTLRAAGVDLRTDCFSHGQLYVACSRVTSCTELFVLMPAGETRNVVYKEIL